A genomic window from Fusarium oxysporum Fo47 chromosome X, complete sequence includes:
- a CDS encoding major facilitator superfamily domain-containing protein: protein MTTPNEKAGGDVPPQDVQVPASDVKAPIDEKADTASAIEKELGMVEEGYIKNEGRLPSPEEQIDALGIPNWRELEKKIVRRLDLTLMPCVWCLYFFNYLDRASIGHARLSSFDADLNLTGANFSSAVSILSLGYVLGQLPSNMLITKIRPSLYLCLMAIVWSGVSVATVGVKSYSGLMGVRFALGLVEAPLLPGAIYLLGCWYTRKEVAFRMAILYSAQTIAFCSAGLIAAATYATLEKAHGLAGWQWLFIILATAGAGSAMICIWFIPDYPDSTTGSAMWTMTEDMRKVAAARVLADRPSTTEAKTGAWEGLKLSVRDPKLYILTLMNITISAAYGFSNFYPSIVRGLAADWGYSSVIALVLTAPPYIFAAIGSYVNAWHSDKVKERGLHYAIPVAVACIGFIVCLATTNPQARYGASFIYVGGMYIANPLIMGYVSGALAKTPEKRAASVALCNLLSQIGNFTAPFMFVTNEEPRYISAFIGMMAFGLTSSACAIVMKIWLSRSNKRLLREAQQNGTAYQPYVT from the exons ATGACGACACCGAATGAGAAAGCGGGCGGTGATGTGCCTCCGCAAGACGTTCAGGTCCCGGCGTCTGATGTCAAGGCCCCCATCGACGAGAAGGCCGATACCGCTTCTGCCATTGAGAAGGAGCTCGGTATGGTAGAGGAGGGTTACATCAAGAATGAAGGTCGTCTTCCTAGCCCCGAGGAGCAGATTGACGCTCTTGGCATTCCGAACTGGcgcgagcttgagaagaagattgttCGTCGTCTTGATCTGACTCTCATGCCTTGTGTCTGGTGTCTTTACTTCTTCAATTACCTTGACAGAGCATCAATCGGTCATGCGAGACTCAGCAGTTTCGACGCGGATTTGAATCTTACTGGTGCCAACTTCTCTTCGGCTGTCTCTATTCTCTCTCTCGGTTATG TCCTTGGTCAACTTCCTAGTAACATGTTGATCACCAAGATCCGACCCAGTCTTTACCTCTGTCTCATGGCTATTGTCTGGTCTGGTGTCAGTGTCGCTACTGTCGGAGTTAAGTCTTACTCTGGGCTCATGGGTGTTCGCTTcgctcttggtcttgttgaggCACCTCTTCTTCCCGGAGCTATCTACCTTCTCGGTTGTTG GTACACACGAAAGGAAGTCGCTTTCCGTATGGCTATCCTCTACTCAGCTCAGACAATTGCCTTCTGCTCAGCCGGTCTCATCGCTGCCGCTACCTACGCCACTCTGGAGAAGGCTCACGGTCTTGCCGGCTGGCAgtggctcttcatcatcctggCTACCGCGGGTGCTGGCTCTGCCATGATCTGTATCTGGTTCATCCCCGATTATCCCGACTCGACAACAGGCAGCGCCATGTGGACCATGACTGAAGATATGCGAAAGGTTGCTGCTGCACGTGTCCTTGCCGATCGCCCCTCAACAACTGAGGCCAAGACTGGTGCTTGGGAAGGATTGAAGCTTAGTGTTCGCGATCCTAAGCTCTACATCCTTACTCTCATGAACATCACCATCTCTGCTGCTTACGGATTCTCCAACTTCTACCCTTCCATTGTTCGTGGTCTGGCCGCCGATTGGGGATACAGCTCCGTCATTGCCCTTGTTCTCACTGCGCCACCTTACATTTTCGCTGCTATTGGTTCTTATGTCAATGCATGGCACTCTGACAA GGTCAAGGAGCGAGGTCTGCATTATGCTATCCCTGTTGCGGTTGCTTGTATCGGTTTCATCGTCTGCTTAGCGACCACCAACCCCCAGGCCCGATATGGAGCTTCCTTCATCTACGTTGGCGGCATGTACATCGCCAACCCTCTCATCATGGGTTATGTCAGCG GTGCTCTTGCAAAGACTCCCGAAAAGCGAGCTGCCTCCGTTGCACTTTGCAACCTTTTGTCTCAAATCG GAAACTTCACTGCCCCTTTTATGTTCGTCACAAATGAGGAGCCTCGCTACATCAGTGCCTTCATCGGTATGATGGCCTTCGGCCTGACTTCCAGCGCCTGCGCTATCGTCATGAAGATCTGGCTCAGCCG
- a CDS encoding P-loop containing nucleoside triphosphate hydrolase protein, translating to MAASIDLRPHGARDARESDEPSTSEDNSSESSSFRDFMRVFTFGQTTDYALESIAIIAAIASGIALAIVNLVVGQFISLLSDSHTSEPDGFMSAVQRTALYFVYIGIVRFACTYIYASLFTFVGQRLTRNIRHEYLRAAFSQEIGFFDQVQESISMQATSNGKLIQAGIGEKLGMLVQAMATFIAAFVIAFISQWKLTLIIIGMVPVLLIVVGGVAGLDAQIEADILKIHAEAGSYAETTLAGVRTVHAFDLRGRVVSQYDSFLESSFGLGMKKNRIYGVLFGGEYFIVHAAMGLAFWQGIAMVNRGEVPDLGTVFTVLFSVIIGTSTVMSIAPQMVMFGRAATAATELFRLIDRQSEIDPFDDSGERPDSLVGDVELQDVSFRYPTRPDVTVLDKLSLHVPAGKVTALVGTSGSGKSTVIGLLERWYDPTAGIIRLDGKDVKDLNLHWLRTNVRLVQQEPVLFNGTVFENIADGLVGTPWETASHDEQRQRVEDAAKLSFAHDFIVGLSHGYDTRIGERGGLLSGGQKQRVAIARSLVSDPQVLLLDEATSALDPHAEGIVQKALNRASQNRTTIVIAHKLATIQNADQIVVISSGHVVEKGSHDDLLELKGVYYNLVKAQDLSPTETLQTPERFSEKEPAPNSTPTLDLPLAKIKAVDETTLVSLKDRQDFDTFQQRGLLAALFPAQALLLGNVLDVFSSPDMVSRGNFISLMFLVIAIGCLIGYFLLGWSSNMIAQTLGRKIRKELLDSILRQDLQFFDRSENTVGALTSRLDSYPQAVFEFMGFNVALLLLAIINLTACSILAIVVAWRLGLVGVFVGLPPMLLAGWVRIWLEIRMENAIDRSSLQSSSVASEAVMAIRTVSSLALERRVLDKYTRELDMAIWNSVPSLFHMMVWFSLTQAIEYFVLALGFWWGSKLINDGHINFYQFIVSFMGVYFSGQAASQLFVFAGNFTKGHMAANYYFWISSLEPTIQETADNRDKGPKDGCKSVKLSDVQFSYPLAPHNQALKGVSLNIQSGEFVAFVGQSGCGKSTMISLLERFYDPTTGRITIDSSPLDSINPRLYRKHIALVQQEPTLFPGTIRDNISQGIDTTASDTEIEEACRSANAWDFIASLPEGLNTRCGTGGNQLSGGQRQRIAIARALIRKPAVILLDEATSALDTESERVFQAALLDAATTGNRITVAVAHRLSTIREASHIFVFHEGLIIESGSHEDLVKQGGTYAKMCEAQKLDQGM from the exons ATGGCTGCATCTATCGATCTCCGCCCGCACGGTGCACGAGACGCCAGAGAAAGCGATGAACCTTCGACCTCTGAGGACAACTCAAGCGAGTCTTCGAGCTTCCGGGACTTCATG AGAGTCTTTACATTCGGCCAAACGACAGACTACGCTCTCGAATctatcgccatcatcgccgccaTCGCGTCCGGCATCGCGCTAGCCATAGTAAACCTTGTTGTCGGCCAGTTCATTTCATTGTTGAGCGACTCTCATACATCTGAGCCTGATGGTTTCATGTCCGCTGTCCAGAGAACCGC CCTCTACTTTGTTTACATCGGCATTGTGCGATTCGCATGTACCTACATATATGCCTCCCTGTTCACGTTTGTCGGCCAACGTCTGACTCGCAATATTCGACACGAGTACCTCCGCGCCGCGTTCAGCCAGGAAATCGGCTTCTTTGACCAGGTCCAAGAATCTATCTCCATGCAAGCTACATCCAACGGTAAATTGATACAAGCCGGGATCGGCGAGAAGCTCGGCATGCTTGTACAAGCCATGGCCACCTTCATCGCTGCCTTTGTGATTGCTTTTATCAGCCAGTGGAAGCTCACCTTGATCATCATCGGCATGGTACCTGTACTGCTGATCGTCGTTGGAGGCGTTGCAGGCTTGGATGCGCAGATTGAAGCTGATATTCTCAAAATCCATGCCGAGGCAGGGAGCTATGCCGAGACAACCCTGGCAGGGGTTCGCACCGTCCACGCTTTTGATCTTCGGGGGAGGGTGGTTAGTCAATACGATTCTTTTCTCGAAAGCTCATTCGGACTCggtatgaagaagaataGAATCTACGGCGTCCTCTTTGGTGGCGAGTATTTCATCGTCCATGCCGCCATGGGGCTGGCGTTTTGGCAGGGTATAGCGATGGTCAACCGCGGAGAAGTTCCTGACCTTGGCACCGTTTTCAC TGTTCTCTTTTCAGTCATCATCGGTACGAGTACAGTCATGTCTATCGCGCCGCAGATGGTCATGTTTGGCCGCGCTGCGACAGCGGCGACTGAACTCTTTAGGTTGATTGACAGGCAGTCGGAAATTGATCCCTTCGATGACTCGGGCGAAAGGCCTGACAGTCTTGTCGGTGACGTCGAGCTCCAAGACGTTTCCTTCAGGTATCCTACGAGGCCAGATGTCACCGTCCTTGATAAGTTGAGTCTACATGTTCCGGCAGGCAAGGTCACAGCCTTGGTT GGAACCAGCGGGTCAGGAAAAAGCACCGTCATTGGCCTTTTGGAGCGCTGGTATGACCCAACGGCTGGTATCATCAGACTGGATGGCAAAGATGTCAAGGACTTGAACTTGCACTGGCTCCGTACTAACGTCCGTCTTGTACAACAG GAGCCCGTTCTCTTCAATGGCACAGTTTTTGAGAATATCGCGGACGGTCTCGTCGGAACACCATGGGAGACAGCCTCGCACGATGAGCAACGACAACGTGTTGAGGATGCTGCTAAGCTCTCTTTTGCCCATGACTTCATCGTCGGCCTGTCACACGGTTATGACACCAGAATCGGAGAAAGAGGTGGCCTGCTCTCAGGTGGGCAGAAGCAGCGTGTTGCCATCGCACGCAGTCTCGTATCTGACCCGCAGGTGTTACTACTCGACGAAGCAACCAGTGCACTCGACCCTCACGCCGAAGGCATTGTTCAGAAAGCCCTGAATAGAGCATCTCAGAATCGGACAACTATCGTTATCGCCCATAAGTTGGCCACCATTCAGAACGCTGACCAGATTGTCGTCATTTCTTCGGGCCACGTCGTTGAGAAGGGTAGTCACGATGATCTACTCGAACTGAAAGGAGTGTATTACAACCTCGTCAAGGCTCAAGATCTATCTCCAACTGAGACCCTACAGACCCCAGAGCGCTTCTCAGAGAAAGAACCAGCCCCAAACAGCACGCCTACGCTTGATCTCCCACTAGCCAAGATCAAAGCAGTCGATGAGACCACCCTAGTATCACTAAAGGATCGACAAGACTTTGACACATTCCAACAGCGTGGACTACTCG CTGCCCTTTTCCCTGCACAGGCCCTGCTTCTTGGCAACGTCCTCGACGTCTTCTCGTCCCCAGACATGGTATCACGAGGCAACTTCATCTCTCTCATGTTTCTTGTCATTGCAATCGGGTGCCTCATCGGCTATTTCTTGTTGGGATGGTCTAGCAACATGATTGCACAG ACCCTCGGGAGGAAGATCCGAAAAGAGCTCTTAGATTCCATCCTTCGCCAGGACCTGCAGTTTTTCGACCGTTCTGAGAACACCGTCGGTGCTTTAACAAGTCGACTTGACTCATACCCTCAAGCTGTCTTCGAGTTTATGGGTTTCAACGTAGCACTCCTGCTCCTCGCCATCATTAACTTGACCGCCTGTAGCATCCTGGCCATCGTTGTCGCCTGGCGACTTGGCTTAGTTGGTGTTTTTGTTGGACTTCCTCCTATGCTTTTAGCTGGGTGGGTGCGCATATGGCTCGAGATTAGAATGGAAAACGCCATAGATAGGTCATCTTTGCAGAGCTCGTCAGTGGCATCTGAGGCAGTCATGGCGATACGCACCGTCTCCTCTTTGGCGCTAGAGCGACGGGTGCTAGATAAGTATACACGAGAGCTGGACATGGCTATCTGGAACTCAGTCCCATCCCTATTTCATATGATGGTTTGGTTCTCACTTACCCAGGCAATTGAATACTTCGTCCTTGCATTGGGCTTCTG GTGGGGATCGAAGCTCATCAATGACGGCCATATCAACTTCTATCAATTCATCGTCTCTTTTATGGGAGTCTATTTCTCTGGACAGGCGGCAAGCCAGCTGTTTGTTTTTGCGGGCA ATTTCACCAAGGGTCACATGGCCGCCAACTACTATTTCTGGATATCTTCTCTCGAGCCAACGATTCAGGAAACCGCCGACAACAGAGACAAGGGGCCAAAGGATGGTTGCAAGTCTGTCAAGCTCAGTGATGTTCAGTTTTCCTACCCTCTAGCACCACACAATCAGGCCCTCAAGGGAGTTTCTCTCAAT ATTCAGTCTGGCGAGTTCGTCGCTTTTGTTGGACAATCCGGATGTGGCAAGAGCACAATGATCTCGCTATTAGAGCGTTTCTACGACCCGACCACCGGAAGAATCACTATCGATTCATCTCCTCTCGACTCGATCAACCCTCGCCTGTACCGCAAACATATTGCTCTCGTGCAGCAGGAACCGACATTGTTTCCAGGTACTATCCGCGACAACATCTCACAGGGCATCGATACTACGGCGTCTGATACAGAGATTGAGGAGGCTTGCCGTTCTGCCAATGCCTGGGATTTCATCGCCTCACTCCCCGAGGGCCTTAATACTCGTTGCGGAACGGGCGGCAACCAGCTCTCCGGTGGTCAGCGGCAGAGAATTGCAATCGCGCGCGCTTTGATCAGGAAGCCTGCAGTGATACTGTTAGACGAGGCAACAAGCGCACTCGATACTGAGTCTGAACGTGTCTTCCAAGCAGCCTTATTAGACGCAGCAACAACGGGTAATAGAATCACCGTAGCTGTTGCCCACCGCCTTTCCACCATTAGGGAAGCAAGCCACATTTTCGTTTTCCACGAAGGACTGATTATTGAGAGTGGGAGTCATGAAGACCTTGTTAAGCAAGGTGGAACATATGCCAAGATGTGCGAAGCACAGAAGCTGGATCAAGGAATGTGA